GAAGCGTGGAACTGCCTTCTCATCTCAACCAGGAAATTGCTGCCAGTGAAGAAGATTCTGAATGCACCATCCGGGAGCAAGACCGATTTATGCCAATAGCCAACGTGGTCAGAAACATGCGCAAGATCCTTCCTCCCAATGCCAAGATAGCTGATGAATCCAAACTGGTCATCCAAGAATGTGTCTCTGAGTTCATAAGCTTTGTAACAGGCGAAGCTAACGATCGTTGCAAGCTTGAGAAGCGCAAGACAATCACCGCTGAAGACTTGCTTTGGGCCATGAACTCACTTGGTTTTGATGATTACGTTGAACCCTTGACTTTGTACTTGCAGCGTTATCGTGAGCTTGATGGTGGTGAGCGTGGATCCCTGAGAGTAGATCATTTTCCGTTGAAGCGCCCAACGGTTAATCCATCTTCAGGCTACAGCCTCATGCCCAAT
This DNA window, taken from Solanum lycopersicum chromosome 5, SLM_r2.1, encodes the following:
- the LOC101247020 gene encoding nuclear transcription factor Y subunit B-4-like encodes the protein MANNNNVGSGNGGFYNYRRSPQPTLARSPSSDMERSVELPSHLNQEIAASEEDSECTIREQDRFMPIANVVRNMRKILPPNAKIADESKLVIQECVSEFISFVTGEANDRCKLEKRKTITAEDLLWAMNSLGFDDYVEPLTLYLQRYRELDGGERGSLRVDHFPLKRPTVNPSSGYSLMPNHLPPNFSMANHNGYYVYPPPIDNSYRQGDASSGSTSHACAVAAVDGDVKSPAEKSEE